The following nucleotide sequence is from Bacillota bacterium.
GGAAGATACGTCTGCTTCCCAAGACGAAAAGTTTCAGAAGATATATGACAACCATCTCCAAAACAAAACGCATTTTTACCGTAAAGTTAAGCCACTTACCATTTTGGTTACACGTGACATTGCAGCTTGCAAGCGATTAACGGGTGACTTAATTGATTTTTTGGCACAGCGAGAAGGGATTTCAACTGAAGAAGCAGCCAAAAAGGTACTGATTGTCACGTCGGCGCGGGAGCACGAGGCCAATGTCCGGATGCTGGAGGAAGTAGACCGGCCTGATAATCCAATTGAATGGATTACCTCCGTAAGTATGCTTACCGAGGGTTGGGATGTCCAGAACGTATTTCAGATAGTGCCTCATGAGGAACGTGCCTTTAATAGTAAGTTGCTTATCGCTCAAGTACTGGGGCGCGGCTTGCGCATTCCCGATGCCTACCGTGGTGAACGGCCCGTTGTCACGGTATTTAATCACGATGCTTGGTCCAGCCGTATCAAGCATCTGGTGGACGAGGTGATGGAGATTGAAAAACGTGTGTACTCTTATCCGGTTACCAAATCACCCGACTATAATTTCACTTTGCACCAGATTGATTACAGCAAGACCCAGGAGATCGAAGAATTTCCGCAAACGGTTGAGTATGAGTTTACTAAAGGGTATATCACCCTGGTATCGCAAGTACCCGCTTTGGAGCGTGAGACCACTTATATCCGCGCCGCGACTGGGGAGCGGCGGCAGAAAAAGACCTTGGTCCGTTACCAGATGTTTACGGTGGATGAAGTTGCCGAGCATATTCATGCTAAACTTAAGGCCATTGATACTGAAGAAGGGACCAATTACGCAGAAAGATATAGCTTCGACTGGTTGCGGGCATTGATTCGCGAATCTTTGCGCCGGGTAGGTGAAACTCGAGACCAGGTCAGTGAGGAGAACCGTCAGCGGCTGCAAAAAGCCTTTGGCGTAGTGCATCGTAAAGCTTCCAGATCTGTGCGTTACCGGATGACACCCAACGCCGTAATATCTGTTAATACCGCTGATCGTAAGCGGAACAGTGTAGGGATAGGTTCTCTAAGACGCGGTGAAGCGACCGTTTTCCTGGACGATAACTCACTTTTGCTGAGCGACGAAGAAACACAGGTGGTTCTACAGGCTATTTTGGACGATGAAGACCTGCCACGATCCGCGGTACACAAAATAGACAATGCTTTTTATTTCAAGACGCCGCTCAATGTGGCTATAGCTGACCACAAGCCCGAGCGGGATTTCATTCGACAACTAATTAAACCAGAAAATGCTAACGTTATTGACTCTTGGGTTAAGTCTACGGATCAAGAGTTCTACCCGATTGAATACGCCTGGCGGAAAGGTGAGCATCCTAAGCGTGGTTATTTCAACCCCGACTTTTTCATCAAAAAAGGTAGCCATATTTTGGTTATTGAGATTAAAGGAGACGAAGAACTTCAAGAGCCATCGGACGAAAATAAGGCAAAATATAAAGCGGCCCGCCAACATTTTACAACGCTCAACGCGCTGCAATCCGGGTATATCTATCACTTTCATTTCTTGACGCCTAAAGACTATGATAAATTTTTTAAGTTTGTGAGGGACGGGAATTACAACTTTGTTTCAGAACTCGATGTAGCTCTTGAGGAAAACGGTGGCGGGTGAGAAAGATGGAGTCACTTTTAGAGGAAAGGTGATGGCCTAGGAGTTCGTTGCAAATACCCTTATTTCCATCTCGCCCCGTTGGGCTTGAA
It contains:
- a CDS encoding DEAD/DEAH box helicase family protein, which translates into the protein MPHQQRFRNEDLVLRVSHNVDPALFDIARYEPFIEALCGTREYQKEAIRVVLRYFLGGRYANLRQLAEENFYSNDVLKERYATFRDMERHLQLPDQLSCSIDLATATGKSYVMYGIARIMLAHGAIDRVLVLCPSRTIEKGLTEKFRQLSGDMILKSLLPDDSRVRNPHIINGTESIVDGTICIENFHATLQHVKSSVRDSLKGKGEQTLILNDEVHHVYNPTGKDLKRWKEFLLDPEFRFRYIAGFSGTCYIGDEYFTDVIYRYSLRQAIEQGYAKAIDYVAEDTSASQDEKFQKIYDNHLQNKTHFYRKVKPLTILVTRDIAACKRLTGDLIDFLAQREGISTEEAAKKVLIVTSAREHEANVRMLEEVDRPDNPIEWITSVSMLTEGWDVQNVFQIVPHEERAFNSKLLIAQVLGRGLRIPDAYRGERPVVTVFNHDAWSSRIKHLVDEVMEIEKRVYSYPVTKSPDYNFTLHQIDYSKTQEIEEFPQTVEYEFTKGYITLVSQVPALERETTYIRAATGERRQKKTLVRYQMFTVDEVAEHIHAKLKAIDTEEGTNYAERYSFDWLRALIRESLRRVGETRDQVSEENRQRLQKAFGVVHRKASRSVRYRMTPNAVISVNTADRKRNSVGIGSLRRGEATVFLDDNSLLLSDEETQVVLQAILDDEDLPRSAVHKIDNAFYFKTPLNVAIADHKPERDFIRQLIKPENANVIDSWVKSTDQEFYPIEYAWRKGEHPKRGYFNPDFFIKKGSHILVIEIKGDEELQEPSDENKAKYKAARQHFTTLNALQSGYIYHFHFLTPKDYDKFFKFVRDGNYNFVSELDVALEENGGG